DNA from Hypanus sabinus isolate sHypSab1 chromosome 16, sHypSab1.hap1, whole genome shotgun sequence:
aataaagctgaaCTTTTATCTTTAAAGATCAAGAAAGGACAAGAATTCATCACATTTTAAAACACACCCTTGGTATTGTTGGATTTTTCTGTACTAATTTAACTTTGAATATTGATCACAAACTGAACAATGCTTTTACCTTAGGTATCTCATCTTTTATTGCCCTCTGAACCTTTTCTACAAATGTGTGGCCTTCATGCCTGTGAAGTTAATCCTCACTGCTATGAAGGAGGTGGTGAGGGTGCGCAAAATCAGTGTGGGTGTTATCCATGCTCACCACGCCTATCACCATGGGTGGATCATCATGGCTTTGGTTGGATGGGTCAAAGGTAAGTAGCTTGTTATTTCTTATTTTTGAGATGTTAAACTAGGCACTGCAGACCTGAATATTCATTTTAGTTTCATTTATTTAACTGTAAATCCAATAAGAATGCCACACATCCTTCCAGTTGTGTTCTTCTCCAGCAATGTTTACTTTCTGGTTGATCCTGAAATGAGTTGGGTGCCTTGGGGTTGGTATCCATAtaaaaatatgaaacattttgtgCTGTAGAAATCTTGTCATGCAATCAATGCAAAAgtcgagcacctttgctctgcCGCAAAAGACGTGATCTCCTGATGTCTATGCATTTCAATATGACTTCTCATCCCCATACCTACATGTCTGACCATGGTCTCCTTCATAGCCGTAATGAGGCCAAACttggattggaggagcaacagcacatattccatctgggtaatctccattctgatggcatgaatattaatttctttAACTTCCTGAAATTCTGCCTCCCCCAAACCTTTTTTGTTCCCTATTCTGATAAACCCCCTCACCTCTttgcttctcacctgcccatcagctTCCGCTGGTTCTCTTACTACTTCCATTTATAGGGGAGAGTCTACTCCCTCCCCTATTAGATACCTCCTCTTTCATCCCTTTATCTTTTGCACCTATCATCTCTCAGCTTTTTAATTAATCTCCCCTCTTCCACCcatcttctccatcacctgctagcttttacttttctccctctccccaccctcttattctggcttcagcccccttcctttccagtcctgatgaagggctttggtctgaaatgtcaattgtttatttccctccatagatgctgcctgactgtgtGGCAAAGTTAAAACAAGTCTATCTGAATGACTAATGGCAGTTACTCTGTTCTCTACAGGTGCTGGAGTTGCATTAATCTCCAACTTTGAGCAGCTAATTCGTGGTGTTTGGAAACCAGAAACAAACGAGTTTCTCAGCATGTCCTTGTAAGTGACAAAGACCACATCAAGAGGATGAAATTCATCCAAGGCTTTTGAGCAACAGCCACAAAGTAGCCCCTTTTATACCATGACTAGTTTTGGAAAGGGAGACAAGTTGTCAATTTGCAGCTTTTTATGCCGCCACTCATGACTGATTTTAAACTCTCACCCCCCCCACTCTGCCTACATGCTTATTATACCCAAGATGTGGAGTTGGGATTAAATCTTAGATACCACAATACATCGAGTTTCAGTCCTAACCTGTTAGCCTCTGTTGTGTAGCTATGAGAACAGCCACTGAGCAGAAGCTGAAACCAGATGCCTACCATAACAGAATGAAGAGGTTGTGAAAGACATTTGCTGAGAAGTTGGTGTTGCCCTACCTGTGGAATCAGAAAGTAGGAAATTCATTTAGTCCCTTCCTGAGCTTAGGAGAATGACAACTTATTTAAAAAGCTCACATTTTTAAAATGCTAAGTATAAAGGGTTGACCATGAAACTAACCACAATTGTATTTTGTCTTTTTATAGCCCAACAAAAGCTAGTCTTGTGGGATCTGTTATCTTCACTCTACAGCAAGCCCATTGGCTACCCATATCCAAACATAACATTATCTTCTTGTTTACTATGTTCATGGTTGTTACAAAGGTAAATAGATCTTTTCAATTCCAAGTTATAATTTTTATGTTTCAGGGTTGTGAAGTTTCAGGCTTTGTTTGAAACGTTTGTTGCTAATTAATTTTATTAGTAGGTGAATATCTAAAAAATGCAAGTAATATATTCAACTTAAGGAGCTGCAATGAGAAGTTCTAATGTTGTATCATTGGTATTTAAAGTTTCTTGTCATAGTTTTGACATTCTATACCTGAATATCAAGAAATGTCTACATATTCTGCTTCTTAAACAGTCCCTTGTGGTTGAGGATGAATAATTATATTCCCATATTTCCTCCATGACATGAAAGGAAGACCATC
Protein-coding regions in this window:
- the tmem38a gene encoding trimeric intracellular cation channel type A isoform X6, whose amino-acid sequence is MCAMLYCFASYIMADVLLGESPLHYFNNTSHILLATAIWYLIFYCPLNLFYKCVAFMPVKLILTAMKEVVRVRKISVGVIHAHHAYHHGWIIMALVGWVKGAGVALISNFEQLIRGVWKPETNEFLSMSFPTKASLVGSVIFTLQQAHWLPISKHNIIFLFTMFMVVTKVFMTATHSHGSPFAPVEAFICPIIFGNACGTYDDHDRVCSRDNTHSCPPCNLSPYTAKTKEELNEGTRKKKCKKTE